The following DNA comes from Suncus etruscus isolate mSunEtr1 chromosome 12, mSunEtr1.pri.cur, whole genome shotgun sequence.
TCTAGACAGGATGGTTAGAGACAGCAGGGTTCTACCTAGTCAGGAGTCTGGATCTGAGGTGTGGGTGTCTCAGGAGTAGGAATTGCAAATATAGCAGAGGCAAGAACAAAGGCTCAGCCCACTGCACAATATTCTTGCCGAGTCTGGTCATGCCCCACTCTCTTCCCTTGTTCTCTTTACATTCTGGCATCTGGGGGACAGCCATCTGCATCTCCTTCAGATGTAAGGTCAAGCCCTGTGTGTTCTCCAGGCTGCTGGCTGTGCTAAAAGAATGAGGAAGGGATGTTGTCCCCATGATACACTGCTCAGAGAAAAAACTTCTTTCCCGGGGAACTAAACCAGATAAAATCTATGGACTGATTCTATTCATAAAACAGCTATTTCATGTGGTTCAACCTACCTAAGACCTTTAGAAAGGATTGCAGACATTACTCAAGAGAATGAAACAAATTTAATAGACCCTTTCATTTCCCTGAGAGCATATGCCATAATCTTTACACAAAGGTTCTGACTCCCCGAAATGTAAAGCAGCTTTGGGCCTCCTTGGGAAGCACCTCTACAGACCTCCAGTGTCCCATCTGCCATGAGAGTGCTGGCATTGTGTCCCTGTATTTATGCCACCGGGCCTGTCTGGGAACACTGAGAAAAGATTTACACAAGAAGATGCATGAGAACAAAGATGGAAATGAGAAGACAGTGGCCAAAGCACTGTGCTTCTCTCTTGAGGTCAACCTTTAGTTTCTAATTTTCTCTTGTGTATGGGTAATAACACACTCATTGATTGGTCTGTTTCTTAAAACTTCAAAACTAAAGtgctataatttataaaaagaaaaaaaattacatggcCCTCTATAGAGCTTCTAAGAAATGTGCCTATTTCTGAGAGTGAAGAAAAACCAGCTTTTGATGAATTTTTTTCCTGTAATTTCTATTCATTGCACAAACCCTTGATTATTTCTCTGTATTGTGTCTAATACTCACAACCATCTGCTGTGCACCCTCAGGGCAcagctattttatatatttcagtcTCCTCAGGAGCACTTAGCAATTAGCACTTGATTAAACTCACAACTATTACACTActtcataaaaataacttttttgtagCTTGACaggaaaaaaagttaattttcaaaCTTCCCATTAGTTTAATTGACTCCACAGCttctaaaattacataaatatgtgtgtacatgtatgtgtaCACATAGATATTTGGCACAGAGGACTCTCAGCCATACTTGCTGGTACTTGGGAATTGCttccggtggtgctcagtagaCCATCAGGTGGTAGAACTAGAATCTGAGTTTCCATATGCAAAGTCTGaactcagccctttgaactatctccctagaccctagaaatattatttttaacttgttcGAATTAAAACAAGtcagtgaggggccggagagatagcatggagggtaaggcgtttgcctttcatacagaaggtcatcggttcaaatcccggcgtcccatatggtcccccgagcccgccaggagcgatttctgagcatagagccaggagtaacccctgagtgatgccgggtgtgacccaaaaacccaaaaacccccccaaaaaaaaacaagtcaatgAATCAAAATACCACTTAGGATCACACATCTGTTAGGCTGAAAGCAAAGTCGATCCTCCCTAGTGACAGATCCTAGTGACCAGCTATCAGTGACAGGAATGTGAGCGCTAGTGGGTTAAGAACACGAACCTCAGCGATTCATCAACCTGCACTAGCATCGCACACTCATCAGATGTCCTGTACACGATGCTAGCAAATCCACTGAGCTCACCTCAGGCCTCCCAACTACCTTTGAGCCCTGCACTGGAGATGGCAGTTTGCTCACAGACTTTGGGAAGCAGCAGCAGAGCTATGTCCAGAGGTGAAGGATTACAGAGAGCTAGGGAGAGAGTGCAGGGCTGGGTACAGCCTGGCATGTGCTGTGCACTAGGCCTCCCCTTGCCTGCTGCAtcacaacagctaatgtgtgtctagggactagaaagatagtatatggataaaggcacttgccttaaatatgGCAGAGTAGAGTTTATTTCTTGGCACCACAGTCCCTTAAACCCTgtcagggatgatccctgagcaaagctgagtgtggtcccaaacccactccccccccaaaaaagtaaaacaaaacaaaagtgtgttTCAGAATAACTCATTTTGTACCTTCAGAATTAGCAACTGGAAGAAGTACTTACTGAGAATAGACAGCTGAGCTTCTGGTCCGGGAAAGGCTGGGCCCAGACTTTCAGCAGCACTCAGCCTTGTCTAATCTGAACTCGCAGTTTGCAGGAAAGCAACTCCAGTTGGAGGATCCTGATGGAAAGCTCCctctgaatatttaaaattatgccCTTTGCCCCACTAAGAGTAACCGTTACCCTAATTTTATAGAGTCTGTAAAGTCTGTGAACATCTTTCCTTCTAGCACATTCCCTGCCCTGCCAGCCCAGGCCCATTTCCCTATCCTGCCTTGTGTCCCCTTAGAAAACTCAACCTCAGTGGTCAAGTTGGAAAAAGAAGAATTCCCCTTCGTTCCTGTGCAAACACCTTGGATTGTGCTTTTCCTACATGGTCTGAGTCTGCTTCACTCCTGCTTCAGTCTGTCACCCGCATGGCTGCCAGGAGAAGGCTGAGTTCGTGACATGATGCCCACAGCTGCCATGCACAGCACTACTCCAAAGGCTGGAGGTCCACAGGGGCTGAACTCCTGGACCAGGCCTGAGAAGAGAGGGGCAGATGCACGGCCTATGGCCGTCACTGACTGCGCAAGGCCCACCAGAGTCCCTCCAGACTTGGACCCTCCAGCTGTCAGCTGTAGGTGAGTGAGGCAGGTCTTGCCAATGGTGGTAGATACAGCCAGCAGGGCAGCGGCAGCCAGCACTAGGGCCATGTTGTAGGCTATGGTGTGGAGCAGCAGTGCCAGGCCAGTGAGGGCGCAGGCATGGCACAGGGCTATCCGGGCGTTATGATGGTACAGATGCAGAATGGGGCCCACGGACAGGCCTGTTAGGGCACTCAGGATGTTGCTGCCACTGATGAGGTAGCCCGCCACCCAGGGCCTCATGCCAAAGCGCTGCTGCAGGCCCAGAACAAAGTTGCTGTGGTAGAGCAAGACCGAGAGGGCCATGAGCAGGTGCACTGTGAGCAGCTCCCACATCCCGAAGAGGAGCTGGTCCTTGATGTTCAGCAGTGTCTGCAACACTGATCCAGGTGCCTGGCCAGGTTCCCCCTGTGCTGAGACCCTAGAGATGGGCTTCTGATGCTCTGCCTCTTTCCACGGCCTCTGCTCTGTGTCTTGGTGCTGGTTTCTGGGACGGTTCAGTGTCTCTTCACTCCATGGGACCAGCCACACGAGACCTGGGGAGGTAGGAGAGTGAAGAGTGAGGAAGGATCACTCATTTCCCTGCCGTTTGTTCTTCATATACTGACCTACACTTCTAAACCTAAATTCTGACTATGCACAGTTCAGCTTTTTTCTGTAGACTGCACTATTACACtcaaaaaatattacaaagattCACTCTGTTTATTCCTTTTTGAGGAGCTTCTGGTGGATTTTAATATCCTATCATTTCACACCTGAATTTTTATACATTATGTTTAAGGAACCCAATCATCTTCATCCCTCCAAAGATGGCATATTTATGAAATAGTAAGTACTCAATTGTAAACACATTTCACATAAAATCTCTATGTGGTAAGTTAAGATTATAAGGTAGTTCAGATAAGTCAACAAACAATTCAGTGACAGAGCAAGTGTTGCATGTGAGAAAGCACAGGTGCCATGGACAGACAGGGAGCCTTAGCTTACTGGTGATTGGAGACAGGGACACACCCGTGACTTATCAGATTGCAAAGACCAAGAAGTCAGGATGGCCCTTATGCTTGATGTGCTTGAGCAAATCAGAAGTCAGatgttggggtcagagtggtagcacagcagtagggcatttgccttgcacatggctgaaccaggacggacacaggttcccatatggtccctctagccaggagcaatttctgaactcagagccaggagaaactcctgagcactactgggtgtggccccaaaacaaaaaacaataaacaaacaaataaaagaagtcaGATGTCAACTCATTATCATCTACAGAGCACAACCTTAAACACAGCTCTAATTCCTGCCCACAGAACCCACCTTTGTCTTCATGGTGCTTCTTAAGTCAATCTAAGCTAACGAAGTAAAATGGGATTTTTGTAAATCAGTTACACCAAAGCTTCTAAAAACGGAATTTAAGTTTGCTGTCCTAGACTGTCCTCCCAAAACCCTAAGGGTTTTTCAGTTCTTCAACATTCAAGGTCAACTTGATCTAAAGCTCAAGGATGTTGcttcatctgttctcaggaattttGTGTGTGGTGCTTCTCAAGCACAAGAGATTCATGCTAGCTCTTAGATTAAGGAGGTGCTACTTCCCTGTGACCTCTGGATCTTGCTACTTAGGCTGCAGTCTAAAGAATTCCACATTGGGTAAAGGGATCAGTACCTGTAAATCACTATGACTAAAAttaataaagacaaaaagaaagtagGTGAATGAGACTTGACTCCTCAAAAGTCAACTTATATATCCAGAATGCAGTGGAGTTATGACAGTCTACCTTCCACTTCCACAAGACAGAACTTGCTGCTATGCTATTGCAC
Coding sequences within:
- the MFSD9 gene encoding major facilitator superfamily domain-containing protein 9: MEHPGDSSGGSDAPKTPPQSDREAEEDSSKSSAFRSRRLLHYLYLVGFLDLFGVSMVVPLLNLHVRSLGASPTVAGIVGSSYGFLQLFSSTLVGCWSDVVGRRPSLLLCILCSALGYLILAVSTNVFLFLLARVPVGIFKHTLSISKALLSDLVSEKERPMVIGHFNTASSLGFILGPVVGGHLTEFEDGFYLTAFLCFSIFLLNAGLVWLVPWSEETLNRPRNQHQDTEQRPWKEAEHQKPISRVSAQGEPGQAPGSVLQTLLNIKDQLLFGMWELLTVHLLMALSVLLYHSNFVLGLQQRFGMRPWVAGYLISGSNILSALTGLSVGPILHLYHHNARIALCHACALTGLALLLHTIAYNMALVLAAAALLAVSTTIGKTCLTHLQLTAGGSKSGGTLVGLAQSVTAIGRASAPLFSGLVQEFSPCGPPAFGVVLCMAAVGIMSRTQPSPGSHAGDRLKQE